Proteins encoded together in one Halorubellus sp. JP-L1 window:
- a CDS encoding universal stress protein, which produces MFEEVVVATDGSDCGMRAARVGVELAATYDASATVVVAADGELSTADARSIADDVSEIGAANQLTVRTRVLEDDPRSAIVETAVDADADVIAMGRHGHAGLRERFLGSVTERVLRSTDRPVLTVPEQGQGVGDYEDVLVTSDGSDAARAAIPAGASVATTYDATMHVLSVVDVAREAGPFNAGGVSEEYVDGLVAEATEELDAFAAACEEAAGDGALDPTRSVRTGSPSAEITAYVDDAGVDFVAMASRGEGSFAGQLLGSTTDRVLKQVDVPVLVVRPDE; this is translated from the coding sequence ATGTTCGAGGAGGTAGTCGTCGCGACCGATGGGAGCGACTGCGGGATGCGAGCGGCGCGCGTCGGCGTCGAACTGGCGGCGACGTACGACGCGTCGGCCACGGTCGTCGTCGCCGCAGACGGCGAGCTGTCGACGGCGGACGCGCGGTCGATCGCGGACGACGTATCGGAGATCGGCGCGGCGAACCAGTTGACGGTGCGGACGCGAGTCTTGGAGGACGACCCGCGGTCGGCGATCGTCGAGACGGCCGTGGACGCGGACGCGGACGTGATCGCGATGGGGCGGCACGGACACGCGGGCCTCAGGGAGCGGTTCCTCGGAAGCGTCACGGAGCGCGTGCTGCGATCGACCGACCGGCCGGTGTTGACGGTCCCCGAGCAGGGTCAGGGCGTGGGCGACTACGAGGACGTGCTGGTGACCTCGGACGGCAGCGACGCGGCGCGGGCAGCGATACCGGCGGGTGCGAGCGTCGCGACGACGTACGACGCGACGATGCACGTGCTGTCGGTCGTGGACGTCGCTCGCGAGGCGGGGCCGTTCAACGCCGGGGGAGTGAGCGAGGAGTACGTCGACGGACTGGTCGCCGAGGCCACCGAGGAACTGGACGCGTTCGCGGCGGCCTGCGAGGAAGCTGCGGGCGACGGCGCGCTCGACCCCACGCGGTCGGTTCGGACGGGGTCGCCATCGGCGGAGATAACGGCGTACGTCGACGACGCGGGCGTGGACTTCGTCGCGATGGCGTCCCGCGGCGAGGGGTCGTTCGCCGGCCAGTTGCTCGGCAGTACGACCGACCGCGTGCTCAAGCAGGTGGACGTCCCGGTGCTCGTCGTTCGACCCGACGAGTGA